One Pseudorhodoplanes sinuspersici DNA segment encodes these proteins:
- the mazG gene encoding nucleoside triphosphate pyrophosphohydrolase, with protein MKPSRDIHRLIEIMAALRTPVTGCPWDLKQTFATIAPYTIEEAHEVADAITRNDLDDLKDELGDLLLQVVFHARMAQEQGVFEFGDVVQSITEKLIRRHPHVFGDTRHLTPDEVKGLWDKIKAEEKAARRQRRGGADEDAGALAGIPSGLPALTRALKLQQKASKVGFDWNDPRAVLDKIKEETAEIERALDAADNAAAADEIGDLMFALVNLARHLDIDADTSLRGTNAKFERRFAAIEAALARIGRTPSEATLAEMDALWDEAKNDERPASENRHQEADATSLKRART; from the coding sequence TTGAAACCTTCACGCGACATTCACCGTCTTATCGAGATTATGGCCGCGCTTCGTACGCCTGTAACCGGCTGCCCCTGGGACCTGAAACAGACTTTCGCGACCATCGCGCCCTACACCATCGAGGAAGCGCACGAGGTCGCTGACGCGATCACACGCAACGATCTCGACGATCTGAAAGACGAACTGGGCGACCTGCTCCTTCAGGTCGTCTTTCACGCGCGCATGGCGCAGGAACAAGGCGTATTCGAATTTGGCGATGTCGTGCAGTCGATCACCGAAAAGCTGATCCGGCGGCATCCGCATGTTTTCGGCGATACGCGGCATCTGACGCCCGATGAAGTCAAAGGTCTGTGGGACAAGATCAAGGCCGAGGAAAAGGCTGCGCGACGGCAGCGGCGTGGTGGTGCTGATGAGGACGCGGGCGCCCTCGCCGGCATTCCGTCCGGTTTACCGGCGCTGACGCGTGCATTGAAGCTGCAGCAGAAGGCATCGAAAGTCGGCTTCGACTGGAATGATCCGCGTGCCGTGCTCGACAAGATCAAGGAAGAGACCGCGGAAATCGAACGCGCATTGGATGCAGCCGACAATGCGGCGGCGGCTGATGAAATCGGCGATCTGATGTTCGCGCTGGTCAATCTGGCACGCCATCTCGACATCGATGCCGATACGTCCTTGCGTGGCACTAATGCGAAGTTTGAACGCCGCTTCGCCGCGATCGAGGCCGCGCTGGCGCGGATCGGCAGGACGCCGTCAGAAGCGACTTTGGCCGAAATGGACGCGCTCTGGGACGAGGCCAAAAACGACGAAAGACCGGCCAGTGAAAACCGTCATCAGGAGGCGGATGCAACCTCGCTGAAACGTGCCCGCACCTGA
- a CDS encoding DUF937 domain-containing protein — protein sequence MATNLISSVMQFVTPDLIAKIAAAIGLDRNTAQKATSAGIPAILASLAGLASKPGGAQQLSSALEQVTPGGLNNFLGAIGSPTQAARSEEGTNLLSSLLGSGPLNALTSAIGSHAGINASKSESLLGLLGPIAIGALGQQQAKTGLDPKGVVNLLASQKDQIAAALPSGLSSYLRDSGLAGALDGTIRQGAAAASAAGRRTADIGESAMLASRQAAAATSQQMATWPFWLAGLAILTGLGWMYMANRDNTQVAEQTSRPAATKTETMGAGTPSQTAAELTGQLTRSVDGMRTTLQGITDPASAQAAMPKLQQMTTDLDKLSAATNQLSPQTRSLVAAELSSAMPALNQLFDRVLAIPGVASIAQPLIETMRTKLNAMSRA from the coding sequence ATGGCTACCAATCTCATCTCTTCAGTTATGCAATTCGTAACGCCGGACCTGATCGCAAAGATTGCTGCGGCAATCGGTCTTGACCGCAACACCGCACAAAAGGCGACCAGCGCGGGAATTCCAGCCATTCTTGCAAGCTTGGCAGGCCTTGCGTCCAAGCCAGGCGGTGCACAGCAATTATCCAGCGCGCTGGAACAAGTGACGCCGGGCGGACTGAACAATTTCCTCGGCGCCATCGGCAGCCCGACGCAAGCAGCGCGGTCTGAAGAGGGCACCAATTTGCTGTCTTCACTGCTGGGAAGCGGGCCCCTGAATGCACTCACATCCGCCATCGGCAGCCATGCTGGAATCAATGCCAGCAAAAGTGAATCGCTGCTGGGATTGCTTGGTCCCATCGCAATCGGGGCGCTCGGCCAGCAACAGGCTAAGACAGGTCTTGATCCGAAAGGCGTTGTGAATCTTCTCGCATCCCAAAAAGATCAGATCGCTGCGGCATTGCCATCCGGTCTTTCCAGCTATCTGCGCGACAGCGGGTTGGCGGGCGCGCTCGATGGGACGATCCGGCAAGGCGCTGCAGCGGCTTCCGCCGCCGGACGACGCACCGCCGACATCGGCGAGAGCGCCATGCTTGCGTCAAGACAAGCGGCAGCCGCGACATCACAACAGATGGCAACCTGGCCGTTCTGGCTGGCCGGCTTGGCTATTTTGACGGGCCTCGGCTGGATGTACATGGCCAACCGGGACAACACCCAGGTGGCAGAGCAAACCAGCCGGCCGGCCGCGACAAAAACCGAGACAATGGGCGCTGGAACGCCAAGCCAGACGGCAGCCGAACTGACGGGCCAACTAACCCGCTCCGTCGACGGCATGCGGACCACGCTGCAGGGCATCACCGATCCGGCCTCCGCGCAGGCGGCTATGCCAAAACTGCAGCAGATGACCACCGACCTCGACAAACTCAGCGCAGCGACAAACCAGCTTTCGCCTCAGACACGATCGCTGGTCGCAGCCGAACTCTCGAGTGCGATGCCGGCGTTGAATCAGCTCTTCGACCGTGTGCTTGCCATCCCGGGCGTCGCCAGCATTGCGCAGCCGCTCATCGAGACCATGCGAACGAAACTCAACGCGATGTCACGTGCCTGA
- a CDS encoding MBL fold metallo-hydrolase, with translation MTVLTVTILGCGSSGGVPRPALGWGACDPDNPKNRRRRCSILVEREGPSGKTMVLVDTSPDLREQLLDANVTKLDGVLFTHEHADHTHGIDDLRPLFIFHRRKIDVYLDEPTSRAMHGRFGYCFMTPPGSAYPPIVNEHRIVPGKPVTVDGDGGPVTALPVLLEHGDIPALGFRFGNIAYSADLNNMSDEAAAALTGLDLWIVDALRHHPHPSHFSLAEALAWIERLRPKRAVLTNMHVDLDYAVLRASLPPHVEPAFDGMRITV, from the coding sequence ATGACGGTACTGACGGTCACGATCCTGGGCTGCGGATCGTCCGGCGGCGTGCCGCGCCCGGCGCTTGGCTGGGGCGCCTGCGACCCCGACAATCCGAAGAACCGCCGGCGCCGTTGTTCGATCCTGGTCGAGCGCGAAGGCCCGAGCGGCAAGACAATGGTGCTGGTCGATACGTCGCCGGACCTGCGCGAGCAATTGCTGGATGCCAACGTCACGAAGCTCGACGGTGTTTTGTTCACGCACGAGCATGCCGACCATACGCATGGTATCGACGACCTGCGGCCGCTGTTTATCTTTCATCGCCGCAAGATCGACGTCTATCTGGATGAGCCGACCTCGCGCGCGATGCATGGCCGCTTCGGTTATTGCTTCATGACGCCGCCCGGCAGCGCTTATCCGCCGATCGTCAATGAGCATCGGATCGTTCCCGGCAAGCCTGTGACCGTCGACGGCGATGGCGGTCCGGTCACGGCGCTGCCGGTGCTGCTCGAGCATGGCGATATCCCGGCGCTGGGCTTCCGGTTCGGCAACATCGCGTATTCGGCGGACCTCAACAATATGTCCGACGAAGCCGCCGCGGCGCTGACCGGGCTCGATCTGTGGATCGTCGATGCACTCCGGCATCATCCGCATCCGAGCCATTTTTCGCTGGCGGAGGCCCTAGCTTGGATCGAGCGGCTGAGGCCGAAACGGGCTGTGCTGACCAACATGCATGTCGATCTGGATTACGCCGTGCTGCGCGCGAGCTTGCCGCCGCATGTCGAGCCGGCCTTCGATGGCATGCGGATTACGGTGTGA
- a CDS encoding TatD family hydrolase, which translates to MIVDSHCHLDFPDFANDLDGIVDRARAQGVGRIVTISTRARELPKLLAIAERFDAVFCSVGTHPHNAHEELDIGTVDLVAKTAHPKVVAIGEAGLDYFYDTSPRDAQEQGFRAHIAAARETGLPLVIHARNADDDMARILEEETGKGAFPAVLHCFTGGRDLAMRAIALGLSISFTGILTFKTSNALRAIAAELPADRILVETDSPYLAPGKFRGKRNEPSYVVETAKVLAETRGVSFDEIANQTTENFFRLFSKVPRQLSAAA; encoded by the coding sequence ATGATCGTCGACAGCCACTGCCACCTCGATTTTCCCGACTTTGCGAACGATCTCGACGGCATTGTCGATCGTGCGCGTGCGCAAGGCGTTGGCCGCATAGTCACGATCTCGACCCGTGCTCGCGAATTGCCGAAGCTGCTGGCGATCGCCGAGCGCTTCGATGCCGTGTTCTGCTCGGTCGGCACGCATCCGCACAACGCCCATGAGGAACTGGATATCGGCACCGTTGATCTCGTTGCGAAGACGGCGCATCCGAAGGTCGTCGCCATCGGCGAAGCCGGCCTCGACTATTTCTATGATACGAGCCCGCGCGATGCACAGGAGCAAGGCTTCCGTGCGCATATCGCCGCTGCCCGCGAAACCGGTCTGCCGCTGGTGATCCATGCGCGCAATGCCGATGACGATATGGCGCGGATCCTGGAGGAGGAAACGGGGAAGGGGGCCTTCCCTGCCGTGCTGCATTGCTTTACCGGCGGCCGCGATCTCGCGATGCGCGCGATTGCGCTTGGGCTCTCGATTTCCTTCACCGGTATCCTGACGTTCAAAACTTCGAATGCCTTGCGCGCGATCGCAGCGGAATTGCCAGCCGACCGCATTCTGGTCGAAACCGATTCGCCGTATCTGGCGCCGGGCAAATTCCGCGGCAAGCGCAACGAACCGTCTTATGTCGTCGAAACCGCCAAGGTGCTGGCCGAGACGCGCGGCGTATCGTTCGACGAGATCGCGAACCAGACGACCGAGAACTTCTTCCGGCTGTTCAGCAAGGTGCCACGCCAGCTTTCGGCGGCGGCATGA
- the metG gene encoding methionine--tRNA ligase: protein MPAKPSYYLTTAISYPNGVPHIGHAYEAIATDAIARFMRLDGYDVYFLTGTDEHGQKIQQTATKEGMSAQDLVDRNAQRFREMVERMNCSNDDFIRTTEDRHHKASMAIWERMEKAGDIYLSKYAGWYSVRDEAYYAENETHVNEHKVRLATKSGTPVEWVEEESYFFKLSAYQDKLLDLYAQHPDFVLPKERLNEVASFVRGGLQDLSISRTTFDWGIRVPGNDKHIMYVWVDALTNYITAIGFPDDNEMFNRYWPANLHVIGKDIVRFHAVYWPAFLMSAGLAVPHRIFSHGFLFNRGEKMSKSVGNVVDPFAMADEYGVDQFRYFFLREIPFGQDGNYSHEAIVNRINAELANDLGNLAQRSLSMIGKQLGGVLPNPGAFSDNDKAILASADAMIDGAREAMKTQQLHQVLTQVWAVVADANRYFAGEAPWALAKTDPARQATVLYVTAEVIRQIAILAQPFMPVSSGKFLDLLGVPPDERDFSRLGGAHRLAGGTMLPAPTPVFPRYVEPEADKA, encoded by the coding sequence ATGCCGGCCAAGCCCAGCTATTACCTGACCACTGCGATTTCCTACCCCAATGGCGTACCGCATATCGGCCACGCCTATGAGGCGATTGCGACCGACGCGATCGCCCGCTTCATGCGACTCGACGGCTACGACGTCTATTTCCTGACCGGCACCGACGAGCACGGCCAGAAGATCCAGCAGACGGCCACGAAAGAGGGGATGAGTGCGCAGGATCTTGTCGATCGCAATGCGCAGCGCTTCCGCGAAATGGTCGAGCGCATGAATTGCTCGAACGATGACTTCATCCGGACCACGGAGGATCGCCACCACAAGGCTTCGATGGCGATCTGGGAGCGGATGGAGAAGGCGGGCGACATCTATCTGTCGAAATATGCCGGCTGGTATTCGGTTCGTGACGAGGCCTATTACGCCGAGAACGAAACCCATGTGAACGAGCACAAGGTGCGGCTCGCGACCAAATCTGGCACACCGGTCGAATGGGTCGAGGAGGAGAGCTATTTCTTCAAGTTGTCCGCCTATCAGGACAAGCTGCTCGACCTTTACGCCCAACACCCGGACTTCGTTTTGCCGAAGGAACGCCTCAACGAAGTGGCAAGCTTCGTGCGCGGTGGCCTGCAGGACTTATCGATCTCGCGCACGACCTTCGACTGGGGCATCCGCGTCCCGGGCAACGACAAGCACATCATGTATGTGTGGGTCGATGCGCTGACGAATTATATCACCGCCATCGGCTTTCCTGACGACAATGAGATGTTCAACCGATACTGGCCGGCGAATCTGCACGTGATCGGCAAGGACATCGTGCGTTTTCATGCGGTCTATTGGCCGGCTTTCCTGATGTCGGCGGGACTTGCCGTGCCGCATCGCATCTTCAGCCACGGCTTCCTGTTCAACCGCGGTGAGAAGATGTCGAAGTCGGTCGGCAATGTCGTCGATCCCTTCGCGATGGCCGACGAATATGGCGTCGATCAGTTCCGTTATTTTTTCCTGCGCGAGATTCCGTTCGGCCAGGATGGCAATTACAGCCATGAGGCGATCGTCAACCGCATCAATGCGGAGCTTGCCAACGATCTCGGCAATCTCGCGCAGCGCTCGCTGAGCATGATCGGCAAACAGCTCGGCGGCGTGCTGCCTAACCCCGGTGCTTTTTCGGATAACGACAAGGCAATCCTTGCATCCGCCGATGCGATGATCGACGGCGCACGCGAGGCGATGAAGACGCAACAGCTGCATCAGGTGCTGACTCAGGTCTGGGCCGTGGTTGCCGACGCCAATCGCTATTTCGCGGGCGAGGCGCCGTGGGCGCTGGCGAAGACTGACCCGGCACGGCAGGCGACCGTGCTGTATGTCACCGCCGAAGTGATCCGCCAGATTGCAATTCTGGCGCAGCCCTTCATGCCGGTTTCGTCCGGCAAGTTTCTCGACCTGCTTGGCGTGCCGCCAGACGAACGCGACTTCTCTCGGCTCGGTGGCGCACATCGTCTCGCGGGCGGCACGATGCTGCCGGCGCCGACGCCAGTGTTTCCGCGTTATGTCGAGCCGGAAGCGGATAAGGCCTGA